DNA sequence from the Cohnella herbarum genome:
TCGGGGATATCGATCTGGTATTCGGTTTCGTATGCCAACGGTTCCGAAGGTTCGATCACGATCGTTTTTCCTTGAGCTTTCAATCGGGTGCTGCTGCTCGTATCGAACGATTCCACGACCGATTGGTCGGACACGTTGCGTATGACGATTGTTTTGCCGAATTCCAGCGTTACGCTTTCGCTGAAAGTCAGGCTTGGTTTGACGTGTACGGATGCGCCGGACGAACCGTTAGCCGGATTTAAGGACTCCAACGCGGGGTCGAGCGTATCCTCAACCGTAAAGTACCAATCCGTCCTCTGCAGTCCGGCAAAACCATTGCCCGCCAAATCTTGGATACCGTCTGCCTCTACTACAACATAATAAGAGACTCCGTCTTCTAAAGGCTCGGAAGGCTGGAAAGTGACCGAGCGGCCGTTTACCGTAGCGTCTGCGGCGTCGAACGACTCCACGAGCATATCGCTGGCGGTTCGATATAGTCCGGCTACATCGGTGCCGTCGACCGCGACTTCTTCGGTGAACGTCATCGTTAACGAAGCGTTGTGAGCCGCGTTCGTTGCGCCTATCGCCGGGGAAAAGGATTGAACGGTCGGCTCGATTTCGTCCCATAAATATCCCATCACCTTCAGCTTGTTCCCATCATCCATATCGTTATAAGCGATATAAAGACTATCGTCCGCATCGACGGCGATCGACAAACCGTTTGGACGACCGCTTGAGAAGCCTGTCGGGCCTATCGTATCCCATGTGTCCCCGTCATAATACCGTACCGTAACTTTATCCCCGTTGTCCGCGTCGCTATAGGCCAAGTAAGGGTTGCTGTTGATGTCGAGAGCCAATGCAGGGCGATTGCTTTCATCGGCATTCCAGGAACCGATTGTATTCCAGGACGTGCCGTCGAACTGCTCGACATACACTTTAGCAGCGATCTCGTTACCTGATAGATAAACAACATAGAGTTTCCCGTTCTGAGCGGCTACGATTTGCGGCAAGTTGGAACTTACTTCAGCGATCGATCTATTCCCTCCAACGTACTCCCAAGCCGTTCCGTTGTAGAAGCGTACGCTAGGAAGATAATTATTCGCCGCATCCGCGTATACGACGTAGGGCCGATTGTCCGCACCTATGGATATATCTCCGAACCAAGCTGCCCCTTCCGACACGGGACCGCCTTCGACGGACCAACCGTTCCCTCCGTCCGGAATTTTAGAAACGTACATTTTATTTCCATCGTCTACATTGAGATACGACATATAGACGTTTTTCGCGCTATCCACCGCAATGCTCGGCCAGTCCGATCTCACTGCCGCGGCTTCAGCTCCGCCGAGCGTCGTCCAATTCTCCCCGGCTTCATAGGTCATTGCTTTCGGGCGTTGGTTGTTGATTTGATCCCAGTACCCAAAGTACAACGTGCCATCCGGAGCACCCTGAAAAGAAGTTTTCGAAGTCGGGGCTATTACGAATTTCGGTTCGCCGACGCCATGCCATCCGCTTCCATCCCAACGCTTTACCGTAGGAAACGTTCCATAAGAAACGAACAAGCTGTTTCCTTGAGCGAGTAATTCCGGTTCATAGTCCTCGAATCCCCCAAATCCCCCAGGCCCGGAACGCGTTTCCTCCCCTATAACCTGCCATCTGAATCCCGCCGCATCTGCGCGTTCCACCCCCAGAGCCAGCATTGCCTGCAGAGCGATCAGTACGGCAAGAACCGTCAGTTTCGCTTGTTTCCAAGATCGAATTATCATTCTTATTCCTCTCCTTGTCCTGTGGAGCTTCTGAATTTCGCTCATTCTGTCGAATGATAGCAACTCGCGCTCACAAAATACTCACAAGGTCAAAGGCCGACTGTTTCGATTCGCGGGCACAACTTATTCCAGAGAGCTTCCAATGCTAATTAAGTTATAATAGGAAAAATAGCTAAGAAACTTCTCGCGGTAAGGAGACGGGTTATGGATAGTAAGCAACTGCTGGACATATCGAATACGCTGATCGAGATCGGGGAAGTCTCGTATTCGTTCGAAGCCGACGGTTGGCGGTTGGAGTCTCAGACGATGACGAAGCTGACCTTTCTCTATTTTGAGAAAATACAAGGAACTTTCGTATTGAACGGAATCCCAATCCAATTGAACCGCAAGAGCTCGTTTATGCTCGAACCCGGCATGACCGTAGAGGCTAGAAGCGTAAGCGGCCATGAAACGAAACTTTATATGATTACCTTTGATATGTACCGGTTATCGGAAAAATCGGCATCGAGAAGAGTGTTCGATCAGGTCGATTCTTTTCCGATTACGGGCAGTATCCAGCAGGATCAGTACAGGATTCAAAGGCTAGTGCTAATGATTGCGGAGGAATTCAATGAAGAAAATAACGGCTTAATCTCAGATCAATCGGGAAAAAATCGCGCTTGTTTGCATATGTACGAATTGCTGGAACTGCTACTGGGGAGTACGCCGGCCGTGTTGCCTGGCGGGGAGAAGCGAGCGATTCTCATGACGATTCCCTATATGCACCGGGCTTATGATTCCGACTTGACGCTGGAGAGATTGGCGGAGCTGGCCGGGATGCATCCGTCTTATTATTCTCAGATGTTCAAGCAAGAGATGAACAGGTCCCCGATTACGTTTCTTACCGAGATTCGGATGAACCGTGCCAAGGAAGAGCTGCTGATGACCGGTCGGAAAATGAGCGAAGTGGCAAAGCGGGTCGGTTATCAGGATTCGTTCTATTTCAGCCGCCGCTTCAAGGAGTATACGGGCTGCGCGCCAACGCTATACAGGGAGCAACCGAAGCCGAACGTGATTTCCTTATCGTATGCGTATACGGACCACTTGCTGACGCTCGGCATTACTCCCGTCGCCGCGCAAACGTACAAGGAAATCCCGAAGACGACTCGAATGCTCGCGCTGCCCTTTCACGGATCGGAAGTATGGCAGGTCAGCCGCCAAACCTTCCTCGAAGCTAAGGCTGATCTCGTGATCGGCAAAGACAACGTGTCTGCGACGGCTCGTGAGCTCATCGGCGATCTAGCCCCGATTATCACGATTCCATGGGGGACGCTGACTGTATTCGAGCATCTTCGAGAGGTCGCGCGAATCGTTCAGCGGACCGAGGAAGCCAAGGAATGGATAGCGCGGCATGAGCGTACAACGGAAGCTGCGCGTCGGCGAGTGCAAGCCGCCATCGGACAAGCTACCGTGACTCTATGCGTGATCGGCCATTATGGAATGCGCATTTACGGTAATCGGAACATTGGCCATGTTTTCTATCAATCTCTCGGCTTACTGCCGCCTAACCGGCTTCTGCAAGATATGGAGGAGCATACGGGTGCTAAATTATTCAATTGGAAAGCAATCGAGATCGAGCAGCTTACCGAATACGATTCGGATTATTTGTTCGTCGCCGTTCGTTCGGACGGGAATGAGCAACAATATTTGCACCGCCTTCAGACGAGCGAGGCGTATGTTCGGCATTCAGCCGTTCGCCGAAATCGCGTTCATTTCTTGGATTGGGAGAAGTGGATCGTATATGCTCCGATGTCCATCGAGAGCCAACTGGATGAAGCGGTTGACTACTACACGGATGTGCATTAAACCGACAATCTAATAATATTCCATCGGGAAACTCTTAAAATAGACCATGGACGGCTTCTCGTCGTCTTCTTATAATTGATAATGATTATCAGTATTAATGCGAGGTGGGATCGCCTATCGATACAGGCAGCGGGGGAATGAAGCGGAGCGCCAAGCTGTCTTTGCGAATAGCTATCTATATGATAGCGCTGCTGGCCTTACTTGCTTCTATGTTCCTAGCGATATCCTACGGTGCGAAGGAGCTGTCGATGTTCGTTGTATGGGCAGCCGTATTTCAGTATGACGAGACGTTGACTACCCATCAAGTGATTCATGAATTACGCCTTCCGAGGGTGATCGGCGCGGCCGTAGTGGGGGCTGCATTCGCAGTTGCCGGTGCTCTCATGCAAGGAGTAACTCGTAATCCTCTGGCGGATACAGGGATTCTCGGCGTGAATGCGGGGGCTACCTGCGTTGTCGCGTTATGTTTTGCTTTTGTTCCGAGCATGCCATATCTAGGATTAATCGGATGCTCATTCGTTGGAGCCGCGCTCAGCACACTCTTCATATTTGCATTAGGTTCTAAAGTACCCGGTGGCTTAACGCCTTTGCGGCTTATTATCGCGGGCTCCGTAATCGCGGCTATGCTCGGTGCAATAAGCACGGGCATCGCCATCTACTATGATCTTAGCCAGGATTTAGCGTTCTGGTTTTCCGGCGGAGTAGCGGGAATCAAGTGGCTGCATTTGAAGTTTCTTGTGCCGATTATCGTGGCGACGTTGCTATTAACGATGGTGCTCAGCAGGACTATCTCGTTGCTCTCGCTTGGAGAAGAGGTCGCGGTGAACTTAGGGGGACGAATCAAGCTGGCGAGAATATTGGCCGTTACAGCCGGAGTTATTCTGGCTGGCGTATCGGTATCGGCTGCGGGCTCGATTTCATTCGTCGGGCTCGTCATCCCTCATATTTCTCGCAAGCTAGTCGGCGTGGACTATCGAGCCATCATTCCATTGTCCGCGATATTAGGCGCCGTTTTACTCGTGTTAGCCGATCTGGCGGCAAGGATGGTCAATCCTCCTAGAGAGTTTGCTCTGAGTGCTATGGTGGCGCTTATCGGCGTTCCGTTCTTTCTCTATTTGGCACGGAAAGAGAAGAGGAATCTGTAATGGGCTTGAAAGATTTACAACCCGGTAACAACCGGGCTCGCGGAGCGATGTTCGTCGGCGTTGTCTTGATGGTTATCTGTCTAGGGGTTCTGATATTCAGTCTGAATACAGGAACGATTAAGCTGTCGCCTATGCAGGTGCTGCAAACATTGTTTGGATTCGGCACGGCGAAAGAGGAAACGGTATTGTTCGATTATCGAATGCCCCGCATACTGATTACGATGCTGGCGGGGATCGGACTCGGCGTTTCCGGCGCCATTTTGCAGGGAGTATTCCGCAATCCGCTCGCCGATCCGGGAGTCGTTGGGCTTAATGCAGGCTCGGCGGTCGGGCTTATCGTATTTGTCAGCTTCTTTCAATCGATGGAGCAGATGTCCGCGCTTTTGATCCCGCTATTCACTTTCTGCGGCGCGATGCTTACGGCACTGCTTATCGGCGTACTGGCTTATGAGCGCGGTCAGAATTTGCAGCCCACCCGCGTGATTCTCGTAGGTATCGCGGTAGCGGCGGGATTCAGCGCCCTGACCTTGTATCTCTCGCTCCGGCTCGATTCGGAAACCTATACCTTCGCGGCAAGATGGCTTGTCGGCAACATATGGGGGAGAGATTGGATCCATGTGTTCGCGTTGCTTCCTTGGATTATCGGCTTCGGTACGTATGCCTTGCTGCAAGCGAGAACGTTGAACGCGCTCGGGTTAGGAGACGGAACGATCGTAAGCATAGGCGTGTCGCTTAATCGTAAACGAATCGGGCTGCTCGTTGCGGCGGTTTCCCTCTCAAGCGCAAGCGTAGCGATGGCCGGGGGAATCGGGTTTATCGGATTTGTTGCTCCCCATCTCGCGCGGAGGCTTGTAGGTTCGTCGCATCGGCATGTGATTCCGATCTCCGGAATGATTGGCGTTGTTATTCTTGTGCTGGCCGATACGGCGGGACGCTCCTTATTTCTGCCTAGCCTGATTCCTGCCGGAGTTCTGGTTGCGGGTATCGGAGCCCCGTATTTTCTCTATTTGTTACTAAGATCATCTAAATAAACGAACCGAGGTCGATGAATAAGATGTTTAAGAAAACAATGCTTAAGAAAACGAACGCTTTGATGCTGTTAGGTCTGGCGATGATCCTATTGCTCGGCGCATGCGGCCAGAGCAACAATAACGAATCGAGCGCAACGGCTTCCCCGACTGCGGGGACGAGCCCGGCAGCGGAGCAAAGCGCGGACCCGGCTTCTCCCGAGGCGCAGGCAGCGCCGAAAATCGCTTCCTTGTCGATTCATATTACGAACAATTTGCTTGCGCTTGACGTTACGGCCGCGGGCGGCGTGATGGGCGGCAAAGCGAAGGATTTCCTTTCTCATGTAGCCGGTCGCTTGAAAGATACAGTGAAGCTCGGCGTTGCAAAGGAAGTGGACATGGAGGCATTGCTGCAGCTTGAACCGGACGTGATCTATGCCGATAAGGAGTTCGCGGGTCAAGATACGTCTAAACTAGAAGCGATTGCCCCGGTTAAGATGTTCGATCTCGATCAAGGAACATGGAGAGATCATCTGAAGCTCCTAGCCGCGGAGTTGGGTCGGGAGCAGCAAGCGGAAAAGTTCATTGCCGATTATGAAGATCAACTTAAGCGCGTTAAAGGTTTGATTCAAACGAAGTTCGGCGACAACCCGAAAGCGATGGCTATTCGCGTCACGGCGAAGGAACTGCGGGTATTCGGAACGCCTCGTCCAATGGGGCCGATTTTGTTCGAAGATTTGGGCTTCCAGCCTGCGAGCGGCGTAGAGAAGATTACGGATGCGCCTTACGAGGTCATCTCCCAGGAAGTGTTGCCCGACTTTAACGCGGATGCGATCTTCGTCGTCGTTAACGTAGAGGACGATGCGAAGAAGATTTATGAAGAAATGCAGAACAGTCCGATCTGGAAAGGCTTGAAGGCGGTTCAGAACGGGCATGTGTACGTGATCGGCGAGCAGCCTTGGTTGGACTATTCCTCGATCGGCAACAAGATGGCGCTGGATGAAGCGGAAGACTTCTTCGGCAAATAAGCGGAGTAGGTATCATGTAGCATAACGGAATAGAAGAAGCGCAATCCACCGGGATTGCGCTTCTTCTATCTTTATTGCTGATCCGAAGGATACTCCTTCACCTTGACTTTTCCGTCTCCCCATTCGCTTCGCGTTTCCACAAACTGCATCGCTTTGTCTATCGCGTTGTTCTCGGCAGCATCCGCTTTAGGCTGCATGTCCTTCAGCCAGCCGTTATATTCCACCGACAGCAGCTCCTTGTTATAACGGGAGAACGTCAACTGAGCGCGTTCGCCGTCTTCCGAATTCACCATAAAGGTAATATCGGGATTGCTGCCGTAGTTCGAACTGCTGTGCCCTTGCGAGACGTATTCAACCGAAGCGATCTTGCCCG
Encoded proteins:
- a CDS encoding helix-turn-helix domain-containing protein → MDSKQLLDISNTLIEIGEVSYSFEADGWRLESQTMTKLTFLYFEKIQGTFVLNGIPIQLNRKSSFMLEPGMTVEARSVSGHETKLYMITFDMYRLSEKSASRRVFDQVDSFPITGSIQQDQYRIQRLVLMIAEEFNEENNGLISDQSGKNRACLHMYELLELLLGSTPAVLPGGEKRAILMTIPYMHRAYDSDLTLERLAELAGMHPSYYSQMFKQEMNRSPITFLTEIRMNRAKEELLMTGRKMSEVAKRVGYQDSFYFSRRFKEYTGCAPTLYREQPKPNVISLSYAYTDHLLTLGITPVAAQTYKEIPKTTRMLALPFHGSEVWQVSRQTFLEAKADLVIGKDNVSATARELIGDLAPIITIPWGTLTVFEHLREVARIVQRTEEAKEWIARHERTTEAARRRVQAAIGQATVTLCVIGHYGMRIYGNRNIGHVFYQSLGLLPPNRLLQDMEEHTGAKLFNWKAIEIEQLTEYDSDYLFVAVRSDGNEQQYLHRLQTSEAYVRHSAVRRNRVHFLDWEKWIVYAPMSIESQLDEAVDYYTDVH
- a CDS encoding FecCD family ABC transporter permease, which produces MKRSAKLSLRIAIYMIALLALLASMFLAISYGAKELSMFVVWAAVFQYDETLTTHQVIHELRLPRVIGAAVVGAAFAVAGALMQGVTRNPLADTGILGVNAGATCVVALCFAFVPSMPYLGLIGCSFVGAALSTLFIFALGSKVPGGLTPLRLIIAGSVIAAMLGAISTGIAIYYDLSQDLAFWFSGGVAGIKWLHLKFLVPIIVATLLLTMVLSRTISLLSLGEEVAVNLGGRIKLARILAVTAGVILAGVSVSAAGSISFVGLVIPHISRKLVGVDYRAIIPLSAILGAVLLVLADLAARMVNPPREFALSAMVALIGVPFFLYLARKEKRNL
- a CDS encoding FecCD family ABC transporter permease is translated as MGLKDLQPGNNRARGAMFVGVVLMVICLGVLIFSLNTGTIKLSPMQVLQTLFGFGTAKEETVLFDYRMPRILITMLAGIGLGVSGAILQGVFRNPLADPGVVGLNAGSAVGLIVFVSFFQSMEQMSALLIPLFTFCGAMLTALLIGVLAYERGQNLQPTRVILVGIAVAAGFSALTLYLSLRLDSETYTFAARWLVGNIWGRDWIHVFALLPWIIGFGTYALLQARTLNALGLGDGTIVSIGVSLNRKRIGLLVAAVSLSSASVAMAGGIGFIGFVAPHLARRLVGSSHRHVIPISGMIGVVILVLADTAGRSLFLPSLIPAGVLVAGIGAPYFLYLLLRSSK
- a CDS encoding ABC transporter substrate-binding protein; protein product: MLKKTNALMLLGLAMILLLGACGQSNNNESSATASPTAGTSPAAEQSADPASPEAQAAPKIASLSIHITNNLLALDVTAAGGVMGGKAKDFLSHVAGRLKDTVKLGVAKEVDMEALLQLEPDVIYADKEFAGQDTSKLEAIAPVKMFDLDQGTWRDHLKLLAAELGREQQAEKFIADYEDQLKRVKGLIQTKFGDNPKAMAIRVTAKELRVFGTPRPMGPILFEDLGFQPASGVEKITDAPYEVISQEVLPDFNADAIFVVVNVEDDAKKIYEEMQNSPIWKGLKAVQNGHVYVIGEQPWLDYSSIGNKMALDEAEDFFGK